The proteins below are encoded in one region of Legionella antarctica:
- a CDS encoding Fic family protein, which yields MPALSIHAYTRTHLEYAKIHEDAIWRFYIDFYRQITPKGKREGDKLFDVDEPGYIKAMLKAHQYMNKIIHESLTAEHILNLYHWAMEGVKKTNLMDFDEFGKFRNNDVSGFWLMLNSKGNELSGNVSPEGLREFLKEIIQNNNPNNYKIYKADLDILSIAVLKCKEGDNGLDNAVDYLHKEILAGKTRFVSPSMSHSEIKKKVKQYIDEYHLELSRALSEEKKLECVIKLCQNLERLHPFIDGNCRTLVMLTLNCELIKDGFPPTMLENPNRFDFFSIDQLKNEIKLGWENAKQFQSQVTLLPTYKKLYIYADVLHKEYKTSFFPKKETFSKAQKLENLLQNLKKLSLEDAIDAIEDNLNIIGKGRGVTTKLLNLSTPSKKMLMELVKEIKDLKHQNEHIMTQ from the coding sequence ATGCCAGCACTTTCTATCCATGCTTATACTCGTACTCATTTAGAATATGCAAAAATACATGAAGATGCAATATGGCGATTTTATATAGATTTTTATAGACAAATAACTCCTAAAGGTAAACGGGAAGGAGACAAGTTGTTTGATGTGGATGAGCCAGGATATATAAAGGCAATGCTTAAAGCGCATCAATACATGAATAAAATAATTCATGAAAGCCTTACTGCAGAACATATATTAAATTTATATCATTGGGCAATGGAGGGTGTTAAAAAAACTAATTTAATGGACTTTGATGAATTTGGGAAGTTTAGAAATAATGATGTCAGCGGATTTTGGTTGATGCTAAACTCTAAAGGGAATGAATTATCAGGGAATGTTTCACCTGAGGGTCTTAGAGAATTCCTAAAAGAAATTATTCAGAATAATAATCCTAACAATTATAAAATTTACAAAGCAGATCTTGATATCCTAAGTATTGCAGTATTGAAGTGTAAAGAAGGAGATAATGGCTTAGATAATGCGGTTGATTATCTGCACAAAGAAATCCTTGCCGGGAAAACACGGTTTGTTTCCCCCTCAATGTCACATAGTGAGATAAAGAAAAAAGTTAAGCAATATATTGATGAGTATCATTTAGAGTTGAGTAGAGCTCTTAGTGAAGAAAAAAAATTAGAATGCGTTATTAAGTTATGTCAAAATTTAGAGCGACTTCATCCTTTTATCGACGGTAATTGTCGAACTCTCGTAATGTTAACTTTAAACTGCGAATTAATAAAAGATGGCTTTCCGCCAACAATGCTAGAAAATCCAAATCGATTCGATTTTTTTTCTATAGACCAATTAAAAAATGAAATTAAGCTTGGTTGGGAAAACGCTAAACAATTTCAATCTCAAGTTACACTCTTGCCGACCTATAAAAAATTGTATATTTATGCAGATGTATTGCATAAAGAGTATAAAACCAGTTTTTTCCCTAAAAAAGAAACATTTTCTAAAGCGCAGAAATTAGAAAATTTGCTTCAGAATCTCAAAAAACTCTCATTAGAAGATGCCATTGATGCAATAGAGGATAATTTAAATATTATTGGCAAAGGTAGAGGAGTTACTACAAAGCTTTTAAACTTATCCACTCCATCAAAAAAAATGCTAATGGAACTTGTTAAAGAGATTAAAGATTTAAAACATCAAAATGAACATATTATGACTCAATAA
- a CDS encoding aldo/keto reductase family protein encodes MIPPFLYGTAWKEGLTQELVAHALQAGFTGIDTANQRKHYYEEGVGLGIQQFLNKSPMQREDLFIQTKFTFAAGQDERKPYNDQDPFKNQVTQSFASSLKHLQTEYIDSYVLHGPYYSKGLSPTDWEVWEAMEQLVHESRVKFLGISNVSISQLVELYKEVSIKPTFVQNRCFAFNQWDQEIRDFCAEHELVYQGFSLLTANHPYLSLPLIQSLATKYKKSIPQIIFRFAKDIGILPLTGTTNPQHMDEDLHLDDFHLTIEERRQIELISLYR; translated from the coding sequence ATGATACCGCCCTTCCTGTATGGAACAGCCTGGAAAGAAGGGCTGACTCAAGAATTGGTTGCTCATGCCTTACAAGCGGGTTTTACAGGCATTGATACTGCGAATCAACGGAAACATTATTATGAAGAAGGAGTGGGACTTGGGATCCAGCAATTTTTGAATAAAAGTCCTATGCAGCGAGAAGACTTATTTATTCAAACAAAATTCACCTTTGCCGCAGGTCAAGATGAGCGCAAACCGTATAACGACCAAGATCCTTTTAAAAACCAGGTCACTCAATCCTTTGCAAGTTCGCTTAAACATTTACAAACTGAATACATTGATTCTTATGTTCTTCATGGACCGTACTACAGTAAAGGACTTAGTCCTACAGATTGGGAAGTCTGGGAAGCAATGGAACAGTTGGTTCATGAAAGCAGGGTGAAGTTCTTGGGAATTTCAAATGTCAGTATAAGCCAACTGGTTGAACTTTATAAAGAAGTTTCAATTAAACCAACTTTTGTCCAAAATCGATGTTTTGCCTTCAATCAGTGGGATCAGGAGATTAGAGATTTTTGTGCTGAGCATGAACTTGTTTATCAAGGATTTTCCCTATTAACGGCCAATCATCCCTATCTTTCACTGCCCCTCATCCAATCCCTTGCGACTAAATATAAAAAATCCATTCCCCAAATTATTTTTCGCTTTGCAAAAGATATAGGAATATTGCCTTTGACGGGAACTACAAATCCTCAGCACATGGATGAAGATTTACATCTCGATGATTTTCACTTGACCATCGAAGAACGCAGACAGATTGAATTGATCAGTCTGTATCGATAA
- the acs gene encoding acetate--CoA ligase — MHSAHLSYPKLTDTEVALTEFWAEIAKQTIDWMHPWSTTLAGGLKHGDVKWFQGGRLNVSSNCLDRHLPHKANQPAIIWEGDDGKQQKILTFSQLHDEVCRMSNVLKRLKVGKGDIVAIYLPMIPEAAIAMLACARIGAVHTVIFAGFSAHALKQRLLASACKCLITADSLQRGGKTVPLKEQADEACNDLSIQTLVVKTGDLPITLDKNKDYWWHELKQQVTAQCIPESMGAEDPLFILYTSGSTGQPKGVVHTTGGYLVQAAYTHQLIFDCQQGEVFWCTADVGWITGHSYVVYGPLCNGITTLMFEGIPTWPDAARNWHIIDKHQVNVFYTAPTAIRALMRAGDQWLSSSSRQSLRLLGSVGEPINPEAWHWYQDKVGQGRCAVVDTWWQTETGSIMISPRITDPTIKPGAASQPVPGIVPVLLNDRGHELLGAGEGFLAIKYPWPSMARTIAGDHKRYCETYLSKGYFITGDGAKRDEDGDYWITGRVDDVINVSGHRLGTAEVESALVSHPMVAEAGVVGIPHDVKGQGIYAFVILKHGYHADSTLQEELINHVKTEISAIAKPDVIHFTNDLPKTRSGKIMRRILRKIACQEVVKIGDLGDLSTLANPHIIEELMKEMQK; from the coding sequence ATGCATTCAGCTCACTTATCATACCCCAAACTGACTGATACCGAAGTAGCCTTAACTGAGTTTTGGGCTGAAATTGCCAAACAAACCATAGATTGGATGCATCCCTGGAGTACTACTCTTGCCGGTGGATTAAAGCATGGTGATGTAAAATGGTTTCAAGGCGGCAGGTTAAATGTCAGTTCTAATTGTCTGGACAGACATCTACCTCATAAAGCCAATCAGCCCGCCATTATTTGGGAAGGTGACGATGGAAAACAGCAAAAAATACTGACTTTTTCCCAACTGCATGATGAAGTTTGCCGAATGAGTAATGTGCTTAAACGGTTAAAGGTTGGTAAAGGCGATATCGTAGCTATCTACTTACCGATGATACCTGAAGCCGCAATTGCCATGCTTGCCTGTGCCCGCATCGGTGCAGTTCATACCGTTATATTTGCAGGATTTTCTGCTCATGCCCTGAAACAGCGCCTGCTTGCATCAGCGTGTAAGTGCCTTATTACTGCTGACAGCTTACAGCGTGGTGGCAAAACAGTTCCATTAAAAGAACAGGCAGACGAAGCCTGTAACGACTTAAGCATTCAAACCCTGGTTGTTAAAACCGGTGATCTCCCCATCACGCTGGATAAAAACAAAGACTATTGGTGGCATGAGTTAAAACAACAAGTCACAGCTCAATGCATTCCAGAATCCATGGGTGCAGAAGATCCACTCTTTATACTTTATACCTCAGGCAGTACGGGACAGCCTAAAGGAGTAGTACATACCACAGGTGGCTACCTGGTCCAGGCAGCATATACCCATCAATTAATATTTGATTGCCAGCAAGGTGAGGTATTCTGGTGTACAGCTGATGTCGGCTGGATTACAGGACACAGCTATGTTGTCTATGGCCCTCTGTGTAATGGCATTACCACCTTAATGTTTGAAGGCATTCCCACATGGCCGGATGCAGCAAGAAATTGGCATATCATTGATAAGCATCAGGTTAACGTATTTTATACCGCCCCTACTGCCATCCGCGCGCTGATGCGAGCAGGCGATCAATGGCTGAGTTCAAGTTCGAGACAATCTTTACGTTTACTGGGTAGTGTCGGGGAGCCTATTAACCCGGAAGCATGGCATTGGTATCAGGACAAAGTAGGACAAGGCAGATGTGCTGTAGTTGATACATGGTGGCAAACTGAAACCGGCTCCATTATGATAAGCCCCAGAATTACTGATCCCACTATAAAGCCTGGTGCAGCAAGCCAGCCGGTTCCTGGTATCGTTCCCGTACTACTCAATGATCGTGGTCATGAATTATTAGGGGCAGGGGAAGGGTTTTTAGCCATTAAATACCCATGGCCCTCTATGGCAAGAACGATTGCCGGCGATCATAAACGTTATTGTGAAACCTACTTATCCAAAGGGTACTTCATCACTGGAGATGGTGCAAAACGTGATGAAGATGGTGATTATTGGATTACAGGTCGAGTGGATGACGTCATTAATGTTTCTGGCCATCGCCTCGGAACTGCTGAAGTTGAAAGCGCACTGGTCAGTCATCCTATGGTTGCTGAAGCGGGGGTGGTAGGCATACCCCACGATGTTAAAGGTCAGGGAATTTACGCTTTTGTTATCTTGAAACACGGCTACCATGCGGACTCCACCTTACAAGAAGAACTGATCAATCATGTAAAAACAGAAATAAGCGCTATAGCAAAACCAGATGTCATTCATTTTACCAACGATTTGCCTAAAACGCGCTCCGGTAAAATTATGCGCCGTATATTACGTAAAATCGCTTGCCAGGAAGTGGTGAAGATTGGAGACTTGGGCGATTTATCTACCTTGGCCAATCCCCATATTATTGAAGAGTTGATGAAGGAGATGCAAAAATAA